In the Caballeronia sp. LZ062 genome, one interval contains:
- the gcvP gene encoding aminomethyl-transferring glycine dehydrogenase: MKLEHPDRPMNRTSLSLAALECHDAFAGRHIGPDEADQRAMLDALGFASRAAFIDAVIPDTIRRKETLPLGAFTQPKSEAEALAALRKLADENLVFRTFIGQGYYGTHTPAVILRNVLENPAWYTAYTPYQPEISQGRLEALLNFQQMVMDLTGLAMSNASLLDEATAAAEAMTLLQRVGKPKSNVFFVADDVLPQTIEVVKTRAKPAGIDVKVGPAADAASANAFGVLLQYPGANGDVHDYRALAEAVHAAGGHVVAAADLLALTLITPPGEWGADVAIGNTQRFGVPVGFGGPHAAYMAVRDEFKRQMPGRLVGVTVDAQGNSALRLALQTREQHIRREKATSNVCTAQALLAIMASMYAVYHGPQGLKTIALRVNRVASIFAAGVAKLGYGIANKTFFDTVTIESGANTTALHQAAYAAHINLRRVGASQVGVSLDETTTRDDLQKLFALFAEVAGKSETFDIDALDASISDSLPAELKRTSDYLTHPVFNRHHSEHEMLRYLRSLADKDLALDRTMIPLGSCTMKLNATSEMLPVTWPEFAQIHPFAPAEQTLGYRTMIDQLEQMLVACTGYAAVSLQPNAGSQGEYAGLLIIHAYHESRGEGHRNVCLIPASAHGTNPASAQMAGMQVVVVACDANGNVDIDDLKAKAEKHSANLAAIMITYPSTHGVFERNVREICDIVHQHGGQVYVDGANMNAMVGLCAPGQFGGDVSHLNLHKTFCIPHGGGGPGVGPVAVGAHLAKFLPNQTSTGYQRDEAGIGAVSSAPYGSAAILPISWMYIAMMGAKGLTAATESAILAANYVAKRLAPHYPVLYSGPGGLVAHECILDVRPIKEASGISVEDVAKRLIDYGFHAPTMSFPVPGTLMVEPTESESKEELDRFIDAMIAIRNEIRAVEEGRADREDNVLKHAPHTAAVVTADEWNHAYTREAAAYPVKSLVARKYWSPVGRADNAYGDRNLMCSCVPVSEYADA; this comes from the coding sequence ATGAAGCTCGAACACCCGGATCGTCCGATGAACCGCACTTCCCTGTCACTCGCCGCGCTCGAATGCCACGATGCGTTCGCCGGCCGGCACATCGGCCCCGACGAGGCCGACCAGCGCGCGATGCTCGATGCGCTCGGTTTCGCGTCGCGCGCGGCGTTCATCGACGCGGTGATTCCCGACACGATCCGCCGCAAGGAAACGCTGCCGCTAGGCGCGTTCACGCAGCCGAAAAGCGAAGCCGAGGCGCTGGCGGCGCTGCGCAAGCTCGCGGACGAGAATCTGGTGTTCCGAACCTTCATCGGCCAAGGCTATTACGGCACGCACACGCCTGCCGTGATCCTGCGGAACGTGCTGGAGAATCCGGCGTGGTACACGGCCTACACGCCGTATCAGCCGGAAATTTCGCAGGGGCGTCTCGAAGCGCTGCTGAACTTCCAGCAGATGGTGATGGACCTGACCGGTCTCGCCATGTCGAACGCATCGCTGCTGGACGAAGCAACGGCGGCCGCAGAAGCCATGACGCTGCTGCAACGCGTCGGCAAGCCGAAGTCGAACGTGTTCTTCGTCGCGGACGACGTGCTGCCGCAAACCATCGAAGTCGTGAAGACGCGCGCGAAGCCGGCGGGCATCGACGTGAAGGTCGGTCCCGCAGCGGATGCCGCCAGCGCCAACGCCTTCGGCGTTCTGCTGCAATATCCCGGCGCGAACGGCGACGTGCACGACTACCGCGCGCTCGCCGAAGCGGTTCACGCGGCGGGCGGCCACGTCGTCGCGGCGGCGGATCTGCTCGCGCTCACGCTCATCACGCCGCCGGGCGAATGGGGCGCGGATGTCGCTATCGGCAACACGCAGCGCTTCGGCGTGCCCGTCGGCTTCGGCGGTCCGCACGCGGCGTACATGGCCGTGCGCGACGAATTCAAGCGTCAGATGCCGGGGCGTCTGGTCGGCGTGACCGTCGATGCGCAAGGCAATTCCGCGTTGCGTCTCGCGCTGCAAACGCGCGAGCAGCATATTCGCCGCGAAAAGGCGACGTCGAACGTCTGCACGGCGCAGGCACTGCTCGCGATCATGGCGAGCATGTACGCGGTCTATCACGGCCCGCAAGGACTGAAGACGATTGCGCTGCGCGTGAACCGCGTGGCGTCGATTTTCGCGGCGGGCGTGGCGAAGCTCGGCTACGGCATCGCGAACAAGACATTTTTCGATACCGTCACCATCGAAAGCGGCGCGAACACGACCGCGCTGCATCAGGCCGCTTACGCCGCGCATATCAATCTGCGGCGCGTGGGCGCAAGCCAAGTGGGCGTATCGCTCGACGAAACCACCACGCGCGACGACTTGCAGAAGCTCTTCGCGCTGTTCGCGGAAGTCGCGGGCAAGAGCGAAACGTTCGACATCGACGCGCTCGACGCATCCATCAGCGATTCGCTTCCGGCAGAGCTGAAACGCACGAGCGACTACCTCACGCATCCGGTCTTCAACCGCCATCACTCGGAGCACGAAATGCTGCGCTATCTGCGCAGCCTCGCCGACAAGGACCTCGCGCTCGACCGCACGATGATCCCGCTCGGCTCCTGCACGATGAAGCTCAACGCCACGTCCGAGATGCTGCCCGTGACGTGGCCGGAGTTCGCGCAGATTCATCCGTTCGCACCGGCCGAGCAGACGCTCGGCTATCGCACGATGATCGACCAGCTCGAACAGATGCTCGTCGCGTGCACCGGTTACGCGGCCGTCTCGTTGCAGCCGAACGCCGGTTCGCAGGGCGAGTACGCGGGCCTGCTCATCATTCACGCGTATCACGAGTCGCGCGGCGAAGGGCATCGCAATGTGTGTCTGATTCCGGCGTCCGCGCACGGCACGAATCCGGCGTCGGCGCAAATGGCCGGTATGCAGGTGGTGGTCGTCGCGTGCGACGCGAACGGCAACGTCGATATCGACGATCTCAAGGCGAAGGCCGAAAAGCACTCCGCGAATCTCGCGGCGATCATGATCACGTATCCGTCGACGCACGGGGTGTTCGAGCGCAACGTGCGCGAGATTTGCGACATCGTGCATCAGCACGGCGGGCAAGTGTATGTCGATGGCGCGAACATGAACGCGATGGTCGGCCTGTGCGCGCCCGGCCAGTTCGGCGGCGACGTCTCGCACCTGAACCTGCACAAGACGTTCTGCATTCCGCACGGCGGCGGCGGACCGGGCGTCGGTCCGGTCGCGGTCGGCGCGCATCTCGCCAAGTTCCTGCCGAATCAGACCTCGACCGGCTATCAGCGCGACGAAGCGGGCATCGGCGCGGTGTCGTCGGCGCCGTACGGCTCCGCCGCGATTCTGCCGATTTCGTGGATGTATATCGCGATGATGGGGGCGAAGGGCCTCACCGCCGCCACCGAAAGCGCGATTCTCGCGGCGAACTATGTCGCCAAGCGCCTCGCGCCGCATTATCCGGTGCTGTACAGCGGCCCGGGCGGACTCGTCGCGCACGAGTGCATTCTCGATGTCCGGCCGATCAAGGAAGCGAGCGGCATTTCGGTGGAAGACGTGGCCAAGCGCCTGATCGACTACGGTTTCCACGCGCCGACCATGAGCTTTCCCGTGCCCGGCACGCTGATGGTCGAGCCGACGGAATCGGAATCGAAGGAAGAGCTGGACCGCTTCATCGACGCGATGATCGCCATTCGCAACGAAATCCGCGCGGTCGAGGAAGGCCGCGCCGATCGCGAAGACAACGTGTTGAAGCACGCGCCGCACACGGCTGCGGTCGTGACGGCCGACGAGTGGAACCACGCGTACACGCGCGAAGCGGCCGCCTACCCGGTGAAGTCGCTGGTGGCGCGCAAGTACTGGTCGCCGGTGGGCCGCGCCGACAACGCGTATGGCGACCGCAACCTCATGTGCTCGTGCGTGCCGGTTTCGGAGTACGCGGACGCGTGA
- a CDS encoding alginate lyase family protein gives MLAALCALSMTAPAAHAAMNFCAAPAMQTSERTNADPGVKALVKMVQSHVNDAPNARATLHTEGTLPHEGIRDESVEAEQDLDLMRDAALAWRATGNERYLRLVDRYLLAWTTTYQPSFNPIDETNFESLILAYDLTASALPVKTRNAANAFIAKLVNGYVADIGKQPRPLKGTYRNNWQSHRVKLIAMGAFTIDDRKMIDAAQRLFVEHIGDNIAPDGSTVDFAERDALHYVTYDLQPLVTAALAARRHNRNWLPERAATGATLASALNWLTPYAIGTKTHDEFVHSSVAFDAKRREAGLPGYSGQWDPKNAAELFHLAARLDGRYAPVALRLAPTPPAWLAVCLPLPAR, from the coding sequence ATGCTGGCGGCGCTCTGCGCGCTTTCGATGACCGCGCCCGCCGCGCATGCCGCGATGAACTTCTGTGCCGCGCCGGCCATGCAGACGAGCGAGCGCACGAACGCCGACCCCGGCGTGAAGGCGCTGGTGAAGATGGTGCAATCGCACGTGAACGACGCGCCGAACGCCCGCGCGACCCTGCACACTGAAGGCACGCTGCCGCACGAAGGCATCCGCGACGAAAGCGTCGAAGCGGAACAAGATCTCGACCTGATGCGCGACGCCGCGCTCGCGTGGCGCGCCACCGGCAACGAACGTTATCTGCGCCTCGTCGACCGTTATCTGCTGGCGTGGACCACGACGTATCAGCCGAGCTTCAACCCGATCGACGAGACCAATTTCGAATCGCTGATCCTGGCCTACGATCTGACGGCGAGCGCGTTGCCGGTCAAGACGCGCAACGCGGCGAACGCGTTCATCGCGAAGCTGGTGAACGGCTATGTCGCCGATATCGGCAAACAGCCGCGCCCGCTCAAGGGCACGTACCGGAACAACTGGCAAAGCCATCGCGTGAAGCTGATCGCGATGGGCGCGTTCACCATCGACGACCGCAAGATGATTGACGCGGCGCAGCGGCTTTTTGTCGAGCATATCGGCGACAACATCGCGCCGGACGGTTCAACGGTCGATTTCGCCGAACGCGACGCGCTGCACTACGTCACCTACGACTTGCAGCCCCTCGTGACGGCGGCGCTCGCGGCGCGGCGGCATAACCGCAACTGGCTGCCGGAGCGCGCGGCGACGGGCGCGACGCTCGCCAGCGCGCTCAACTGGCTGACGCCTTACGCGATCGGCACGAAGACGCACGACGAATTCGTGCATTCGAGCGTCGCGTTCGACGCTAAACGCCGCGAGGCCGGCTTGCCTGGTTACTCGGGCCAGTGGGACCCGAAGAACGCAGCGGAGCTTTTTCATCTGGCGGCACGTCTCGACGGCCGCTACGCGCCGGTGGCGCTCAGGCTCGCGCCGACGCCTCCCGCGTGGCTCGCGGTGTGTCTGCCGCTGCCGGCGCGGTAA
- a CDS encoding L-serine ammonia-lyase, protein MAVSVFDLFKIGIGPSSSHTVGPMRAALMFAQGLERDGLLGAVTSVKCELYGSLGATGKGHGTDRGVMLGLMGDAPDTVDAISIVPRLAAVRATKTLALLGKHEIPFTVKENIAFYRQALPEHPNGMKLYAFDAGGQLLREATYLSVGGGFVVTAGAPNTAVLTAHAQLPYPFQTGDELLKMCAESDKSIAQLMWENERVWRSADEIRAGLLHIWEVMQDCVARGCGIGNPDAEGHLPGPFQVKRRAPQLYRALTGRPEQALRDPLSMIDWINLYAIAVNEENAVGGRVVTAPTNGAAGIIPAVLHYYDRFVPGSNAQGVIDFLLTAAAIGILYKMNASISGAEVGCQGEVGVACSMAAGGLAAVLGGTPAQVENAAEIGMEHNLGLTCDPVGGMVQIPCIERNAMGSVKAVNAARMAMRGDGSHYVSLDSVIKTMRETGADMKTKYKETSRGGLAVNIVEC, encoded by the coding sequence ATGGCAGTCAGCGTTTTCGATCTCTTCAAAATCGGCATCGGACCTTCCAGCTCGCACACGGTCGGCCCGATGCGCGCCGCGCTCATGTTCGCGCAAGGGCTCGAACGTGACGGGCTGCTGGGCGCGGTGACGTCGGTCAAATGCGAACTGTACGGCTCGCTCGGCGCGACGGGGAAGGGCCACGGCACGGACCGCGGCGTCATGCTCGGCTTGATGGGCGACGCGCCGGATACCGTCGATGCCATTAGCATCGTGCCGCGACTCGCAGCGGTGCGCGCAACGAAGACGCTCGCCTTGCTCGGCAAGCACGAAATACCGTTCACGGTGAAGGAGAACATTGCGTTCTATCGGCAGGCGCTGCCTGAGCATCCGAACGGCATGAAACTCTATGCATTCGATGCCGGCGGTCAGTTGCTCCGCGAAGCAACGTATCTCTCGGTGGGCGGCGGCTTCGTCGTGACGGCGGGCGCGCCGAACACGGCCGTGCTCACGGCGCACGCGCAATTGCCGTATCCGTTCCAGACCGGCGACGAACTGCTGAAAATGTGCGCGGAATCCGACAAGTCGATTGCGCAACTGATGTGGGAAAACGAGCGCGTCTGGCGCAGCGCCGACGAGATTCGCGCGGGCCTCTTGCACATCTGGGAGGTGATGCAGGATTGCGTCGCGCGGGGTTGCGGTATCGGCAATCCGGATGCGGAAGGGCATCTGCCGGGGCCGTTTCAGGTGAAGCGCCGCGCACCGCAGCTTTATCGCGCGTTGACCGGCAGGCCTGAGCAGGCGCTGCGCGATCCGCTTTCGATGATCGACTGGATCAATCTGTACGCCATCGCGGTGAACGAAGAGAACGCGGTCGGCGGCCGCGTCGTGACGGCGCCGACGAACGGGGCGGCGGGCATCATCCCCGCCGTGCTGCATTACTACGACCGCTTCGTGCCGGGATCGAATGCGCAGGGTGTGATCGACTTTCTGCTGACGGCGGCGGCCATCGGCATCCTGTACAAAATGAACGCGTCGATCTCCGGCGCGGAAGTGGGATGTCAGGGCGAAGTAGGCGTCGCGTGCTCCATGGCGGCGGGCGGCTTGGCGGCGGTGCTTGGCGGCACGCCTGCGCAGGTGGAAAACGCGGCGGAGATCGGCATGGAGCACAACCTGGGGCTCACGTGCGATCCGGTGGGCGGCATGGTGCAGATTCCGTGCATCGAACGCAACGCGATGGGCTCGGTGAAAGCCGTGAACGCGGCGCGCATGGCCATGCGCGGCGACGGTTCTCACTACGTGTCGCTGGATTCGGTCATCAAAACCATGCGCGAGACGGGGGCCGATATGAAGACGAAGTATAAGGAGACGTCGCGCGGGGGATTGGCGGTGAATATTGTGGAGTGTTGA
- the flhA gene encoding flagellar biosynthesis protein FlhA has product MNARAGFFAKRPDALGTQNLRALAGPILICMILGMMILPLPAFLLDLLFTFNIALSVMVLLVSMYTQKPLDFAAFPSVLLFSTLLRLSLNVASTRIVLLQGHTGPDAAGQVIESFGHFLVGGNFAVGIVVFVILMIINFMVITKGAGRIAEVGARFTLDAMPGKQMAIDADLNAGLINEEVAKKRRQSVAQEAEFYGSMDGASKFVRGDAIAGLLIMVINVVGGLIVGMLQHDMDFAHAATNYTLLTIGDGLVAQIPSLIISTAAGVIVSRVATDEDIGTQLTGQLFQNPRVLMITGVIIGVMGLIPGMPHFAFMLLGGGLIYAARTMNKRAANKKASAVTDVTPIASAAAASAENAEASWEDVALIDPLGLEVGYRLIPLVDRNADGELLKRIKGIRKKFAQEIGFLPPVIHIRDNLELRPNGYRIALKGVEVGVGEAFPGQWLAINPGQVSAALPGTQTTDPAFGLPAVWIETNMREQAQVYGYTVVDASTVVATHLNHLVVTHAAELLGRQEVQALLERIGKDTPSLTDDLVPKTLSLTTLQKVLQNLLDESVPIRDMRTILDALQEHAPRISDAYELTAAVRLALGRAITQQWYPGADDLQVMGLDPTLERVLSQALSTGPNPGLEPGLAQTLMNSTQNAILRQQNLGLPPVLLVQHSLRAMLARFLRRSLPQLKVLSYAEVPDTRNVKVVNLIGA; this is encoded by the coding sequence ATGAACGCGCGCGCAGGATTTTTCGCCAAACGCCCCGACGCGCTTGGCACGCAGAACCTTCGGGCGCTCGCCGGCCCGATCCTGATCTGCATGATTCTCGGCATGATGATTCTGCCGTTGCCGGCGTTTCTGCTGGATCTGCTGTTCACCTTCAACATCGCGCTGTCGGTGATGGTGCTGCTCGTCAGCATGTACACGCAGAAGCCGCTCGACTTCGCGGCGTTCCCGAGCGTGCTGCTGTTTTCCACGCTGCTGCGCCTGTCGCTGAACGTGGCCTCGACGCGTATCGTTCTGCTGCAAGGCCACACCGGCCCGGATGCGGCGGGACAGGTGATCGAATCGTTCGGGCACTTTCTCGTCGGCGGGAACTTCGCGGTCGGTATCGTCGTGTTCGTGATCCTGATGATCATCAACTTCATGGTCATCACGAAGGGCGCGGGACGTATCGCGGAAGTCGGCGCGCGCTTCACGCTCGACGCGATGCCCGGCAAGCAGATGGCCATCGACGCCGACCTGAACGCCGGCCTCATCAACGAGGAAGTGGCGAAGAAGCGCCGCCAGAGCGTCGCGCAGGAAGCGGAGTTCTACGGCTCGATGGACGGTGCGTCGAAGTTCGTGCGCGGCGACGCCATCGCGGGCTTGCTGATCATGGTCATCAACGTGGTGGGCGGGCTGATCGTCGGCATGCTTCAGCACGACATGGACTTCGCGCACGCGGCGACCAACTACACGCTGCTCACCATCGGCGACGGCCTCGTCGCGCAGATTCCGTCGCTCATCATTTCGACGGCGGCGGGCGTGATCGTCTCGCGCGTCGCGACCGACGAGGACATCGGCACGCAGCTGACCGGCCAGTTGTTCCAGAACCCGCGCGTGTTGATGATCACGGGCGTGATCATCGGCGTGATGGGACTGATTCCGGGGATGCCGCACTTCGCGTTCATGCTGCTGGGCGGCGGTCTGATCTACGCCGCGCGCACAATGAACAAGCGCGCCGCGAACAAGAAGGCGAGCGCGGTCACGGATGTGACGCCGATTGCGTCGGCTGCGGCGGCATCCGCCGAAAACGCGGAGGCGAGCTGGGAAGACGTCGCGCTTATCGATCCGCTCGGACTGGAAGTGGGCTACCGCCTGATTCCGCTCGTGGATCGCAACGCGGACGGCGAACTGCTCAAGCGCATCAAGGGCATTCGCAAGAAGTTCGCGCAGGAAATCGGCTTCCTGCCGCCGGTCATTCATATTCGAGACAACCTCGAATTGCGGCCGAACGGGTATCGCATTGCGCTGAAGGGCGTGGAAGTCGGCGTGGGCGAGGCATTCCCCGGCCAATGGCTCGCGATCAATCCGGGTCAGGTGTCGGCGGCGCTCCCGGGCACGCAGACGACCGATCCGGCGTTCGGCTTGCCGGCGGTGTGGATCGAAACGAACATGCGCGAACAGGCGCAGGTGTACGGCTATACGGTGGTCGATGCGAGCACGGTGGTGGCGACGCATCTGAATCACCTGGTGGTGACGCACGCGGCGGAACTGCTCGGCCGACAGGAAGTGCAGGCGCTTCTGGAGCGTATCGGCAAGGACACGCCGTCGCTCACGGACGACCTCGTGCCGAAGACGCTTTCGCTCACGACGCTGCAGAAGGTGCTGCAGAATCTGCTCGACGAAAGCGTGCCGATTCGCGATATGCGCACTATTCTCGACGCGTTGCAGGAACACGCGCCGCGCATTTCGGATGCATACGAACTCACGGCGGCGGTGCGCCTCGCGCTGGGCCGCGCGATCACGCAGCAGTGGTATCCGGGCGCCGACGACTTGCAGGTGATGGGCCTCGATCCGACGCTGGAGCGCGTGCTGTCGCAGGCGCTATCGACGGGGCCGAATCCGGGACTGGAGCCGGGACTCGCGCAGACGCTGATGAACTCGACGCAGAACGCGATCTTGCGTCAGCAAAATCTGGGGTTGCCGCCGGTGTTGCTGGTGCAGCATTCGCTGCGCGCGATGCTCGCGCGGTTCCTGCGCCGGAGCTTGCCGCAGTTGAAGGTGCTGTCTTATGCGGAAGTGCCGGATACGCGGAATGTGAAGGTGGTTAATTTGATTGGGGCGTGA
- the flhB gene encoding flagellar biosynthesis protein FlhB, with product MAEESDLEKTESATPKRLEKAREEGQVARSRELASFALVAAGFFGVMAMSASISGHLQSILRASFTFNHDIVLDTHQTMIGAANAGKEGMLAVLPVLAMTAFAALAAPMALGGWLITTKPLAPNFGRLNPISGLGKIFSMQGPVQLGMSILKTLVVGGVAGWGIWSRKAEVLGLLTKPLGLALADAMHLIVVCCGMAIGGLFLVAAVDVPYQMWSHAKKLRMSKEEVKREHKENDGDPHVKGRIRSQQRAAARRRMMQAIPTADVIVTNPTHFAVALKYTDGEMRAPRVVAKGVNLVAARIRELGRENNVPLLEAPPLARALYHNVEINREIPGALYGAVAQVLAWVYQLKRYKEDGGIKPDDPTDLEVPKELDKGGVSDADADQEAAEALNDGNTDKGAAA from the coding sequence GTGGCAGAAGAAAGCGATCTCGAAAAAACCGAATCAGCCACTCCCAAGCGCCTGGAAAAGGCGCGGGAGGAAGGCCAGGTCGCGCGCTCACGGGAACTCGCCTCGTTCGCGCTCGTGGCGGCGGGATTTTTCGGCGTCATGGCGATGTCGGCTTCCATCAGCGGCCATTTGCAGTCGATCCTGCGCGCCTCGTTCACGTTCAATCACGACATCGTGCTGGACACGCACCAGACGATGATCGGCGCGGCCAACGCCGGCAAGGAAGGCATGCTCGCCGTGCTGCCCGTGCTCGCGATGACCGCGTTCGCCGCGCTGGCCGCGCCCATGGCGCTCGGCGGCTGGCTCATCACGACCAAGCCGCTCGCGCCGAATTTCGGCCGGCTGAATCCGATCAGCGGGCTCGGCAAAATCTTTTCGATGCAGGGCCCGGTTCAGCTCGGCATGTCCATTCTGAAGACGCTCGTCGTGGGCGGCGTGGCCGGCTGGGGAATCTGGAGCCGGAAGGCCGAAGTGCTCGGGCTGCTCACCAAGCCGCTCGGTCTCGCGCTCGCCGACGCCATGCATCTTATTGTCGTGTGCTGCGGCATGGCGATCGGCGGATTGTTTCTCGTCGCCGCCGTCGACGTGCCTTACCAGATGTGGTCGCACGCAAAGAAGCTGCGCATGAGCAAGGAAGAAGTGAAGCGCGAGCACAAGGAAAACGACGGCGATCCGCATGTGAAGGGCCGCATTCGTTCGCAGCAGCGCGCAGCCGCCCGCCGCCGCATGATGCAGGCGATTCCGACTGCCGACGTCATCGTCACGAACCCGACGCACTTTGCCGTCGCGCTGAAGTACACCGACGGCGAGATGCGCGCGCCGCGCGTGGTCGCGAAGGGCGTGAATCTGGTGGCCGCGCGTATTCGCGAACTCGGCCGCGAGAACAACGTGCCGCTGCTCGAAGCGCCGCCGCTCGCGCGGGCGCTCTATCACAACGTGGAGATCAACCGCGAGATTCCGGGCGCGCTGTACGGCGCGGTCGCGCAAGTGCTGGCGTGGGTCTACCAGTTGAAGCGCTACAAGGAAGACGGCGGCATCAAGCCGGACGATCCCACCGATCTCGAGGTTCCGAAGGAACTGGACAAAGGCGGCGTTTCCGACGCCGACGCCGATCAGGAAGCTGCCGAAGCCCTGAACGACGGAAACACTGACAAGGGAGCCGCAGCATGA
- a CDS encoding flagellar protein FlgN gives MRDALLATVTEEVAAVLAFEALLAHEEKALIAAQPLAALPEIIGQKTALTERISGLEKERDTHLNALGFPGGFVGMEAAAEGDARIAEQWKLLCAAARRAKQGNNNNGVLIRTRMEYNRKALAALQVAPSKAGFYGPDGRVPGV, from the coding sequence ATGAGAGACGCCCTGCTTGCCACTGTCACCGAAGAAGTCGCCGCCGTGCTGGCCTTCGAAGCCCTCCTCGCGCACGAGGAAAAAGCCTTGATCGCCGCGCAACCGCTTGCGGCGCTGCCCGAAATCATCGGCCAGAAGACGGCGCTCACCGAGCGCATCAGCGGGCTCGAAAAGGAACGCGACACGCATCTGAACGCACTCGGTTTTCCCGGCGGATTCGTCGGCATGGAAGCCGCGGCAGAAGGCGATGCGCGTATCGCCGAACAATGGAAGCTGCTCTGCGCCGCCGCGCGCCGCGCGAAACAGGGCAACAACAACAATGGCGTGCTGATCCGCACGCGCATGGAATACAACCGCAAGGCGCTTGCCGCTTTGCAGGTGGCGCCGTCCAAAGCCGGGTTCTATGGCCCGGACGGGCGCGTGCCGGGCGTCTGA
- the flgM gene encoding flagellar biosynthesis anti-sigma factor FlgM, producing MKIESNSTTSLSGLQDGLQRASQGDAKTAAPSAQASGAVAGQSTVSLSTLSSDLRASNGSDIDTAKVESIKAAIRDGSLKMDTSKIADGILSTARDLLQTRTPPTGG from the coding sequence GTGAAAATCGAATCGAATAGCACTACCTCTTTGAGCGGCCTGCAAGACGGGCTGCAACGTGCATCGCAGGGCGATGCGAAGACTGCCGCGCCGAGCGCGCAAGCGAGCGGCGCAGTCGCGGGCCAGTCGACGGTCAGCCTGTCGACGTTGTCGTCGGACCTGCGCGCGTCGAACGGCTCGGACATCGACACGGCGAAAGTCGAATCGATCAAGGCCGCGATCCGCGACGGCAGCCTGAAGATGGACACCAGCAAGATCGCCGACGGCATTCTGAGCACCGCGCGCGACCTGCTGCAAACGAGAACCCCGCCGACCGGCGGCTGA
- the flgA gene encoding flagellar basal body P-ring formation chaperone FlgA: MSRSAKYSSNVAVREGAMKRGARAAVRGMAGASLIVGFAAGAFAQQSDGMIAIPGNAETNPAAVAEMAKGLGSSKPVAAAAPAPTPAAVADVARASGYRAATSAADSAMRHAALALEAHAEAADDAMDDAGGLIVVPGPGEAKPAAATPAKAPVAVARDDASTARTVGTAAPALAKAPVSAQSRDVMPVVITRDDASSSAGARPIAAAAASPIRAANYSAAAAASPMKRVSFSPATAAAQTPAASATAQDGESIRVAALTFLQQQTAGLPGKVEITVTPVFPRGLAPCSALDPFMPTGARLWGRVTVGVRCVGERPWTLYVQARVSINATYYTAARAIAPGEVLASADLIARDGDLSAMPQAVVTDPSQAVGAVALSRVPAGLPLRTDMLRAASSVAIGQTVHVVADGTGFSISADGAAMNNAAPGQQVRVKTAGGQIITGIVKDSQTVEIRM; encoded by the coding sequence ATGAGCAGGTCCGCCAAGTATTCGTCGAACGTCGCGGTGCGTGAAGGCGCAATGAAGCGCGGCGCGCGCGCAGCGGTGCGCGGCATGGCGGGCGCATCGCTGATCGTCGGCTTCGCGGCGGGCGCGTTCGCGCAGCAGAGCGACGGCATGATCGCGATTCCCGGCAACGCCGAGACGAATCCCGCCGCCGTCGCGGAAATGGCGAAGGGTCTCGGTTCGTCGAAGCCGGTGGCCGCCGCCGCCCCCGCGCCGACGCCCGCCGCTGTCGCCGATGTTGCGCGAGCATCGGGCTATCGCGCCGCGACGAGCGCCGCCGACTCCGCCATGCGCCACGCCGCGCTCGCGCTCGAAGCACACGCCGAAGCCGCCGACGACGCCATGGACGACGCAGGCGGGCTGATCGTCGTTCCGGGTCCGGGCGAGGCGAAGCCCGCTGCGGCCACGCCGGCGAAAGCGCCCGTCGCCGTCGCGCGCGACGACGCGTCCACGGCTCGCACCGTCGGAACGGCCGCCCCCGCGCTGGCGAAAGCGCCGGTCAGCGCTCAATCGCGCGATGTCATGCCGGTTGTGATCACGCGCGACGACGCCTCCTCCTCGGCTGGCGCCCGCCCGATTGCAGCCGCTGCCGCATCGCCGATTCGAGCGGCCAATTATTCAGCCGCCGCCGCCGCCTCGCCGATGAAGCGCGTCAGCTTCTCGCCGGCCACCGCCGCCGCGCAAACGCCCGCTGCGTCCGCCACGGCGCAGGACGGCGAATCCATCCGCGTCGCCGCGCTCACATTTCTTCAGCAGCAGACGGCGGGCTTGCCCGGCAAGGTCGAGATCACCGTGACGCCCGTGTTTCCGCGCGGCCTTGCGCCGTGCTCGGCGCTCGATCCGTTCATGCCGACCGGCGCGCGCCTCTGGGGCCGCGTGACCGTGGGCGTGCGCTGCGTGGGCGAGCGCCCGTGGACGCTGTACGTCCAGGCGCGCGTCTCCATCAACGCGACGTACTACACCGCCGCGCGCGCCATTGCGCCGGGCGAAGTGCTCGCGAGCGCAGACCTCATTGCCCGCGACGGCGATCTGAGCGCGATGCCACAAGCCGTCGTCACCGATCCGTCGCAGGCCGTGGGCGCGGTCGCGCTGTCGCGCGTGCCGGCCGGCTTGCCGCTGCGCACGGACATGCTGCGCGCCGCGAGTTCGGTGGCGATCGGCCAGACGGTACACGTCGTCGCAGACGGCACGGGCTTTTCCATTTCCGCCGATGGCGCCGCGATGAATAACGCCGCGCCCGGCCAGCAAGTCCGCGTGAAAACCGCCGGGGGACAGATCATCACCGGCATCGTGAAGGATAGTCAGACCGTCGAGATTCGCATGTAA